The following coding sequences lie in one Benincasa hispida cultivar B227 chromosome 6, ASM972705v1, whole genome shotgun sequence genomic window:
- the LOC120079702 gene encoding patellin-3-like — translation MAEETQKPAAAEPQPSSQPVPEDPAPAPAPAPEKELPDPAPANPDSVEEVAEAEKPKAAEDFEKISQSVSFKEETNVVAELPESQRKALADLKLLIQEALNNHDFTAPLPPPPLKEEDKPSEEKKEDPDKPAEETKIEDKSDAPKEAVPEEQPPKEVVIEEPPKTEPQPETVTVTVKVEDTITPSPAPETSLAPKPEEKAAEPSTVVEKVAVIDEDGAKTVEAIEETVVAVSAPQPEEPALPKEEAKAEPEAEAAEPVPPPPPEEVFIWGIPLLGDERSDVILLKFLRARDFKVKDAFTMIKNTVRWRKQFGIEALLDEDLGNQWDKVVFSHGVDREGHPVCYNVFGEFENKDLYQITFSDDEKSLKFLRWRIQFLEKSIRKLDFSPNGISTIVQVNDLKNSPGLTKWELRNATRRALQLFQDNYPEFAAKQVFINVSWWYLAVNRMISPFFTQRTKSKFVFAGPSKTAETLFKYVAPEQVPIQYGGLSREGEQEFSIEDPVTEVSIKAGTKHTVEFPVSEPSLLVWELRVVGWDVSYGAEFSPSAEGGYTVIVQKTTKLGPSDEPVISNSYRVGEAGKIVLTIDNLSSKKKKILLYRSKTKPVSD, via the exons ATGGCTGAGGAAACCCAGAAGCCTGCTGCTGCCGAACCCCAGCCTTCTTCTCAACCTGTCCCGGAGGACCCTGCCCCTGCCCCGGCCCCTGCCCCGGAGAAGGAACTACCTGACCCTGCTCCTGCCAACCCTGATTCCGTGGAGGAAGTTGCAGAGGCGGAGAAGCCAAAAGCCGCCGAGGACTTTGAGAAGATCTCTCAGTCTGTTTCTTTCAAGGAGGAGACCAACGTCGTTGCTGAGCTTCCGGAGTCCCAGAGGAAGGCGCTGGCCGATCTTAAGCTTCTGATTCAGGAGGCTCTCAATAACCATGACTTCACTGCTCCTCTACCCCCTCCTCCGCTTAAGGAAGAAGACAAGCCGTCCGAGGAAAAGAAGGAAGACCCTGACAAGCCTGCTGAAGAGACTAAAATCGAAGACAAATCCGATGCTCCCAAAGAAGCTGTACCCGAGGAACAACCTCCCAAAGAAGTTGTGATCGAAGAGCCTCCCAAAACCGAACCACAACCAGAGACTGTGACGGTGACGGTGAAGGTGGAAGACACAATCACTCCTAGTCCCGCGCCCGAGACTTCGTTGGCTCCAAAACCGGAAGAGAAGGCGGCAGAGCCATCGACGGTGGTGGAGAAAGTGGCAGTTATCGACGAGGATGGTGCCAAGACGGTGGAAGCGATCGAGGAAACTGTAGTTGCCGTCTCGGCCCCGCAGCCGGAGGAACCAGCCCTGCCCAAGGAAGAGGCGAAGGCTGAGCCCGAAGCAGAAGCGGCAGAGCCTGTGCCGCCACCTCCACCAGAGGAGGTGTTCATCTGGGGAATTCCTCTCCTCGGTGACGAAAGGAGCGATGTGATTTTGTTGAAATTCCTCCGCGCCAGAGACTTCAAGGTGAAAGATGCTTTTACGATGATCAAGAACACGGTTCGTTGGCGAAAACAATTCGGCATCGAGGCTCTTCTGGACGAGGACTTGGGGAACCAGTGGGACAAAGTGGTGTTCTCCCATGGCGTCGACAGGGAAGGCCACCCAGTCTGCTACAACGTGTTCGGTGAGTTCGAGAACAAGGACTTGTATCAGATCACCTTCTCCGACGACGAAAAGAGCCTCAAATTCCTCCGATGGAGGATTCAGTTTCTGGAGAAGAGCATCAGAAAGCTCGACTTCAGCCCCAATGGCATCTCCACCATTGTTCAAGTCAACGACCTCAAAAACTCGCCTGGACTCACCAAGTGGGAGCTCAGAAACGCCACCAGGCGAGCTCTGCAACTCTTCCAAGACAATTATCCTGAATTCGCTGCCAAACAG GTGTTCATCAACGTGTCATGGTGGTACTTGGCCGTGAACAGGATGATCAGCCCCTTTTTCACTCAGAGAACAAAGAGCAAGTTTGTGTTCGCCGGACCATCCAAGACTGCCGAGACCCTATTCAA ATACGTTGCTCCTGAACAAGTACCAATTCAGTATGGTGGATTAAGCAGGGAGGGCGAGCAAGAATTCTCCATTGAAGACCCTGTTACTGAAGTTTCCATAAAGGCAGGAACCAAACATACTGTTGAATTCCCAGTTTCTGAG CCAAGCCTTCTGGTTTGGGAATTGAGAGTTGTAGGATGGGATGTTAGCTATGGGGCAGAGTTCTCGCCGAGTGCTGAAGGTGGCTACACTGTGATTGTACAAAAGACAACGAAGCTTGGGCCAAGTGATGAACCAGTGATCTCCAACAGCTACAGGGTTGGTGAAGCTGGTAAAATTGTGCTCACCATTGACAATTTGAGctccaagaagaagaagatcttgTTGTACAGATCCAAGACCAAACCCGTCTCTGATTAA